The genomic DNA CCGGCTTGGCGATCCGAATATCACAATAAAACCAAATGATCATGTGACCATGCTGATAGATCCGAAGGCCATCACGGATCTGAGACAGAGCCTTCATGAGGAGACCAGGGATGAAAATGCGGTCATAGTCGGCGGTGGTCTTGTTGGCTTCTATCTGGCCCAACGGCTGGAGAATATGGGCATTGATCTCAAGCTCATCGAGATCGACAATCAGAGATGCAGGGAGATCTCAATGTATCTGTCGGACACCATGATCCTGAATGGGGATGGTACGGATATTTCCCTCTTGACCGAGGAGGGCGTGGGGGATGCTGATGTTGTATTTGCAGTTACGGGAATCGACGAGAAGAACCTTCTGAGCTCTCTCCTCTCCAGGCAGCTCGGCGCGAAGAAGATAATCTCGAGGGTGAACAGGAGCTACTATGTAAAACTCTTCGAGCGTGTTGGTATAGACAGAGCTGTAAGCCCCGGTCAGGTCACCGCAGATGCTGTTCTCTGGCTTGCCATGGGAAGCGAGGAGATGGTGACGCTGAGCGATGAGGGCATGACCCTGATGGATTTCGTGGTCAAGGCCAACTCCAGGCTCGCAGGCAGACACATCATGAAGGAGCTGCCAGCTGGCGCAATTGCCGGAATGATCCTCAGAAATGGTCATCCTCTTGTTCCAGATGAGCACACGATCCTGGAGGTCGGAGACAGGGTCTTCGTGGTTGCATATCAGTCGTCGATCTCAAGGATCAAGAGGATCTTCGCATCGTGAGAAGCTGTACCTGATGACCGGTGCCGCCTATGGCCATCCTGCAAAAATGGTGTGTTTCGCTATGGTTGCGCCTTACAACATCCAACCAAGTCAGGCTTCATCGGGAGGGCACACTCCCATACCGGCATGACGGTACCTTTCCAGCATCCCCCGGCACGGCCGATCCTGACTAAGGCTTATATAGGTGGAGTCAGAAGTTTTTGGGTCCGAGTTAAGTTAATGCTTACACAAGTTCAGTGGTGCGTGTTATGGGCAAGAGAAAGAAGATCGCAGAGCGTGTGGTAGCTCTGATGGACAAGCCCGAGAGGATACGAAACATCGGGATAGTCGCGCATATAGATCATGGCAAGACGACGCTATCAGACAACCTTCTGGCAGGCGCAGGCATGATCTCCATGGAGCTCGCTGGAAAACAGCTCTTCATGGACTTCGATCCACTTGAGCAGGCCAGGGGCATAACGATAGATGCCGCAAACGTCTCCATGGTCCATGAGTATGAGGGGAAGGAGTATCTGATCAACATGATCGATACTCCAGGGCACGTGGATTTCGGCGGCGACGTCACACGAGCGATGCGCGCGGTTGATGGCGCAGTCGTTGTTGTTGATGCAGTGGAGGGCGCAATGCCGCAGACCGAGACCGTTCTGAGGCAGGCGCTTCGCGAGGGCGTTCGCCCAGTTCTGTTCGTGAACAAGGTTGACAGGATGATCAATGAGCTCAAGGTTGAGAAGAAGGAGATGGCAATTCGTCTTGGAAGGGTCATCGACAACATCAACAAGCTCATCAGAAGCATGGACGAGGAGCACTACAAGGCCGGATGGAGGCTGGACGCCGCAAACGGCAGCGTGGCATTTGGCTCGGCCCTCTACAACTGGGCGATAAGCGTTCCGCAAATGAAGAGGACAGGCATAGGCTTCGATCAGGTCTACGATTACTGCCGCTCGGATCGTATGAAGGAGCTGTCGCAGAAGTGTCCTCTCTATGTTGCGGTCAACGATATGATAATCCGCTTCCTGCCGAGCCCGCTCGAGGCACAGAAGAACAGAATCAGGGTCATATGGAAGGGCGACTGGAACAGTCCTGTGGGGAAGGCTATGACTGCATGCGATCCGAACGGGCCTGTAGCCTTCATGGTCACGAAGATCAAGGTGGATCCGCATGCTGGTGAGGTTGCAACCGGACGACTCTTCTCAGGTACGCTTGTTCGCGGCATGGAGCTCCACATCTCAGGGGTTCCTCATACGAACAGGATCCAGCAGACTGGCATCATGATGGGTGCTGAGAGGATAGAGGTGGAGAGGATTCCTGCAGGGAACATCGCAGCTGTTACCGGTCTGAGAGACGCGATCGTTGGCTCGACAGTCTCGAGCGATCCGAACATGACACCGTTTGAGATTATAAAGCATGTCTCAGAGCCTGTCATGACGGTTGCGGTCGAGGCGAAGAACATGCGCGATCTCCCCAAGCTCATAGAGGTCCTCCGCCAGACAGCAAAAGAGGATCCGACACTCCAGATAACGATCAATGAGGAGACAGGCGAGCATCTCATGGCCGGGATGGGTGAACTCCATCTCGAGATAGTGGCCACCAGGATCCAGAGGGACAAGGGCGTTGAGATAAAGACATCTCCTCCCATCGTGGTCTACAGGGAATCCGTAACTGGCAAGTCCGGGCCAGTAGAGGGCAAGTCTCCGAACCACCACAACAGGTTCTACATAGAGATAGAGCCTCTGGAGCCCGGTGTGATCGAGGTCCTGAAAGATGGGAAGATCGACATGAAGATGGAGGAGGTCGAGCGCAGGAAGATCCTGATCGAGGCAGGCATGGACAAGGAAGAGGCCAGGAACATGGTCAACTTCGTCGGAACCAATATGTTCTTGAACATGACAAAGGGCATCCAGTACCTCAGGGAGACCATGGAGCTCATACTCGAGGGCTTTGAGGAGGCGATAACTGCAGGGCCAATCTGCAGGGAGCCGGTGCAGGGGATAAAGGCGAAGCTTGTGGACGTCAAGCTCCATGAGGATGCTGTCCACAGAGGACCCGCACAGGTGATACCTGCGGTCAGGCAGGCGGTCCAGGCCGGAATACTCATGGCCAACCCAACGCTGCTGGAGCCGATGCAGTACGTCTTTATACAGGTACCCCAGGACCAGATGGGCGGTGCAATGTCAGAGATCCAGGGTCGCCGTGGTGTTATCCTGAGCATGGAGACAGAAGGGGATATGATCACGATCAAGGCCAAGATGCCTGTCGCAGAGATGTTTGGCTTCGCAGGCGCGATCCGATCTGCAACAGAGGGCAGGGCGCTCTGGTCCACCGAGTTCGCAGGATTCGAGCCGATCCCGGCAAACATGATGCTGGATACGGTTCGGCAGATCAGGACCAGGAAGGGATTGAAGCCTGAGATGCCAACACCGAGCGACTATCTCAAGGCGTGAACCGCTGGAAAAGATTTAAAGGCAGAAAGAAAATACGCATGGAACCACTAGAAAGGAGATGAATAAAATGGCAGATACAAAGCCTCACCTTAATCTGGCATTCATCGGACACGTTGACCATGGCAAGTCAACGCTTGTCGGAAGGATGATGTATGAGATGGGGGCAATCGATGAGCACATCATCGAGCAGTACAGGAAGGAAGCTGCTGCGAAGGGCAAGGCGACATTCGAGTTCGCCTGGGTCATGGACAGCCTGAAGGAGGAGCGCGAGAGGGGTGTGACGATCGATATCGCTCACCAGCGCTTCGATACCGACAAGTACTACTTCACAGTGGTCGACTGCCCCGGGCACAGGGATTTCGTTAAGAACATGATCACAGGCGCCAGCCAGGCTGATGCGGCCGTGCTCGTTGTTGCTGCACCCGATGGCGTGATGGCCCAGACGAAGGAGCATGTCTTCCTCGCAAGGACGTTGGGTGTGAACCAGCTGATCGTGGCCATAAACAAGATGGACGCGACAGAGCCGCCATACGACGAGAAGAGATACAACG from Methanothrix thermoacetophila PT includes the following:
- the trkA gene encoding Trk system potassium transporter TrkA, encoding MRVLITGAGEVGHRLAEAMVADHDVTVIDKDIAALSRFEGMDLKPRVGNAANARLLEEIGVEDMDLVLAVTGSDEINIITCIIASRMGVNHTIARVRNPEYIDRPVKPLRELGIEYMICPELVMVEDLASTISFPAALMNRKLAGGMLGLIELKVREGMPLVGQVRDLRIPRGSKIVAVKSNGKVRLGDPNITIKPNDHVTMLIDPKAITDLRQSLHEETRDENAVIVGGGLVGFYLAQRLENMGIDLKLIEIDNQRCREISMYLSDTMILNGDGTDISLLTEEGVGDADVVFAVTGIDEKNLLSSLLSRQLGAKKIISRVNRSYYVKLFERVGIDRAVSPGQVTADAVLWLAMGSEEMVTLSDEGMTLMDFVVKANSRLAGRHIMKELPAGAIAGMILRNGHPLVPDEHTILEVGDRVFVVAYQSSISRIKRIFAS
- a CDS encoding elongation factor EF-2 — protein: MGKRKKIAERVVALMDKPERIRNIGIVAHIDHGKTTLSDNLLAGAGMISMELAGKQLFMDFDPLEQARGITIDAANVSMVHEYEGKEYLINMIDTPGHVDFGGDVTRAMRAVDGAVVVVDAVEGAMPQTETVLRQALREGVRPVLFVNKVDRMINELKVEKKEMAIRLGRVIDNINKLIRSMDEEHYKAGWRLDAANGSVAFGSALYNWAISVPQMKRTGIGFDQVYDYCRSDRMKELSQKCPLYVAVNDMIIRFLPSPLEAQKNRIRVIWKGDWNSPVGKAMTACDPNGPVAFMVTKIKVDPHAGEVATGRLFSGTLVRGMELHISGVPHTNRIQQTGIMMGAERIEVERIPAGNIAAVTGLRDAIVGSTVSSDPNMTPFEIIKHVSEPVMTVAVEAKNMRDLPKLIEVLRQTAKEDPTLQITINEETGEHLMAGMGELHLEIVATRIQRDKGVEIKTSPPIVVYRESVTGKSGPVEGKSPNHHNRFYIEIEPLEPGVIEVLKDGKIDMKMEEVERRKILIEAGMDKEEARNMVNFVGTNMFLNMTKGIQYLRETMELILEGFEEAITAGPICREPVQGIKAKLVDVKLHEDAVHRGPAQVIPAVRQAVQAGILMANPTLLEPMQYVFIQVPQDQMGGAMSEIQGRRGVILSMETEGDMITIKAKMPVAEMFGFAGAIRSATEGRALWSTEFAGFEPIPANMMLDTVRQIRTRKGLKPEMPTPSDYLKA